In Polyangiaceae bacterium, a genomic segment contains:
- a CDS encoding Zn-dependent hydrolase → MSELRVNFPRLQEDIESLARIGRAPDFGIHRMAFSDADMQARAWLKQRIEDAGLEFFSDGAANLHGRLGWDGQRPSVITGSHIDSVPGAGHLDGALGVLAGLEALRRLKESGAKLGRPLEVISFTDEEGRFGGMPGSMALAGKLTPDSIRTAKDLQGLRLIDAMERHGLDASHLLRAQRSPESIHAYVELHVEQGPVLDRRGLKVGVVEGIVGLFKWNVKFLGTPNHAGTTPMDMRQDAFQGVAELSMAIPRILEENGGGRSVATIGRIQLQPGAPNVVPGVAEFSLEVRDIDSSVLEELADAFRRAMSAIARRRGLMFEFEVLSELSPVKCDTSVMDAIASSAEALDEETLRLPSGAAHDAQQLANVTRVGMIFVPSKDGRSHSPAEWTSWEAIEAGANVLLGTLQRLAS, encoded by the coding sequence GTGAGCGAACTCAGAGTCAACTTCCCGCGTCTGCAGGAAGACATCGAGAGCCTCGCGCGCATTGGGCGCGCCCCAGACTTCGGCATCCACCGCATGGCGTTTAGCGACGCAGACATGCAGGCGCGAGCGTGGCTCAAGCAGCGCATCGAAGACGCCGGCTTGGAGTTCTTCAGTGACGGCGCCGCCAACCTGCATGGGCGCCTGGGCTGGGATGGCCAGCGCCCTAGCGTGATCACCGGCTCCCACATCGACTCGGTACCCGGAGCAGGACATCTCGATGGCGCACTGGGTGTGCTGGCAGGCCTGGAGGCGCTGCGGCGGCTCAAGGAGTCCGGAGCCAAGCTCGGGCGGCCTCTGGAGGTGATCAGCTTCACCGACGAAGAAGGTCGCTTCGGTGGCATGCCGGGGTCCATGGCGCTGGCCGGAAAGCTGACCCCGGATAGTATCCGCACGGCAAAAGACTTACAGGGGCTCCGCCTGATCGATGCGATGGAGCGCCACGGTCTCGACGCGAGTCACCTCTTGCGTGCCCAGCGTAGCCCCGAGTCGATCCACGCCTACGTGGAGCTTCATGTGGAGCAAGGGCCGGTGCTCGACCGGCGCGGCCTGAAGGTGGGCGTCGTGGAGGGCATCGTGGGGCTGTTCAAGTGGAACGTGAAGTTCCTGGGGACGCCGAATCATGCTGGAACGACTCCCATGGACATGCGCCAGGACGCATTCCAGGGCGTCGCGGAGCTGTCGATGGCCATTCCGCGCATCCTCGAGGAAAACGGCGGAGGACGTAGCGTCGCGACGATCGGGCGCATCCAGCTGCAACCCGGCGCGCCCAATGTGGTCCCCGGTGTCGCTGAGTTCAGTCTCGAGGTACGAGACATCGACTCCAGCGTGCTCGAAGAGCTGGCCGACGCGTTTCGTCGCGCAATGAGCGCGATCGCGCGGCGCCGCGGCCTGATGTTCGAGTTCGAGGTCTTGAGTGAGCTCTCGCCGGTGAAGTGCGACACCAGCGTGATGGACGCGATCGCGAGCAGCGCAGAAGCGCTTGATGAAGAGACGCTGCGTCTGCCGAGCGGTGCGGCGCACGACGCGCAGCAGTTGGCGAACGTCACCCGGGTCGGTATGATCTTCGTGCCGAGCAAGGATGGCCGCAGTCATTCCCCCGCGGAATGGACCTCCTGGGAGGCAATCGAGGCCGGCGCGAATGTGCTCCTTGGCACCTTGCAACGCCTCGCCAGCTGA